The sequence tggtgTACCATTATCTTTACTTATTTCGTGCTTCAGCTGCACAGTTTTGCAGACTATTCATCAGTAAACGCCAGTAGACaactaatgatttttttaagagcaAACCCATCACTATACTGGATGGCCCATATCCTATAAGGGAAATTCCTTTTTTGCCGGGTCTATAAGGGAAATTCCTACTGAGTTGCCGTCAGATTTACAGCTGTTTTATACTTATCAGTTCCCACCTTTTATTCATTGTTATGTTTTCATTTTAGGGACACGGTTTTAGGAAAGATCTCGCTTCTATGTTGGCCAATTTAAAACCTCAATTTCTTAAGTTTCCAGGTTTGCCAACTttacatcatatattttttttctgaagttaGGTATATCAATATTATCATATAGTTTTGATAATATGTATCAAACTTAGGTGGTAACTATGCCATGGGAAATTATCTGCGAAATGCATTTCGATGGAGTGAAACTGTGGGTCCATGGGAGGAAAGACCCGGTCACTTCAATGATGCCTGGGGATACTGGACTGATGATGGACTTGGATTCTTTGAGTTCCTTCAGGTAATTGGAACGTAGTCCATGACTTCAAAActaatatttattaaaatatacttcATAAGTTCATATTGATATTCATGTACTGCAGCTAGCTGAAGACCTCGGTGCTTCGCCAGTATGGGTGGTCAATGATGGTAGTTCAAATCTCCATGGATTATTAGGTACAACTAACACTCTGTTTCATGTTGTGTCAATAAACTATTTTCAACATTGCAGGAGCAAGCCAAAATGAAGAGGTATCTACTGCAACAATTGCATCATTAGTGAAGGTTTGTTCTTTCCAAAATATTCAATCCTTTGATAAAACGATCAATCTAGTACGTCAATACCTTGTTCCCCATTTCCTTCGTTCTTGTAATGTTCAGGACGTGGTTGATGGCATCGAGTTTGCCAGGGGAGGGCCCAAGACTACATGGGGTTCAGTTCGTGCAGCGATGGGTCATCCACAACCCTTTAACCTTGACTATGTTTCAATAGGGAATCAAGAATGCTGGATGCTCTATTACAGAGGTCTGTAGCTCTTCAGTTGCACGTCCTTCCTAACTTCATACCAAGAATTGATGTTTGAACTTAATGCATCATATTCCTGTACTTCATGTTGGAAATTTTTGTTAATCGAATAATGTCATGTTTGTGCTTGCAGATGATAGACCAAGagtttccttttccttcttATACATCAATTTTTAATAGTGTTTTAGTCCTCTATAagataatttgtaaaataatttCATCTACCTTTATATCTTGTGGGTAAGCAGGGAGAGCTCATATTATATGATCTTTCAATTAACAGGCAATTACCAAAAATTCTATTCCGCGATTAAAGCTGCCTATCCAGACATCAACGTCGTGTCGAGTTGTGATAAATCCACTATTTCTCCGTCCAACCCTGCCGATCTATATGATGTTCATGTAATGTCTATTCATTATGTTCCTTTCCTTGTTTGTTTTCACAATTTCGTGTTTTTTCCAAATTATGGTTTCATTTATGGCTGACAAAAACATCATCTATACCACAGGTTTATACCTCATCTAGTGATATGTTTTCCAGAACTAGTATGTTTGACAATACGACGCGCAGTGGACCGAAGGTATGCTCAAATGTTATCCCTACATCTGATATACATAGATACTTCCACTTTCCATGCTCAGAAATTGACTTGGGGAGCTCTATGACTCTTTAGGCAATTGTAAGTGAGTACGCTGTGACTGGAAAGGATGCTGGCAAAGGAACACTGGTAGCAGCACTAGCAGAGGCAGCATTTCTCGTTGGATTAGAAAGAAACAGGTTAATAATCATACTTTTTTAGAGGAATATTTATACTTTTATTTTCTCTCCATCATGGATTTCTGCTGTATAAGCTCTGCCATAAATTGGTCCATGATACCAAAGATTTGAAACTGCTTGAAGATTAAAGCTTTGGGCATCAAAGGGCAATGTGAACGAACATGCTTCCCCTTCAGGCTACCACATCTGGGCTTTCTGCATCACTGGTTGATTGCATTGCAAAGATAAACATTCCGTACCTTGTTTTCCTGCAGCGACGTGGTAGAGATGGCAAGCTGTGCACCGCTCTTTGTAAATGACAATGATCGCAGGTAAGGATCCAACAACTCAGGAATTCTTATTTTTCAGATTGCTTTCTTTGTGTCATATCTGACTGAGTTCACAACCctcaaaaataaaatgaaatgatGCATACCATAGATGGAGTCCAGACGCAATTGTGTTCAACTCATGGCAGAACTATGGATGCCCAAACTACTGGATGCTACATTTCTTCAAAGATTCATGCGGCGCAACGTTCCACCCATCAAACATTCAGATTTCCAGCTACAACCAGCTGGTTGCATCTGCCATCACTTGGCAGAATAGCAAAGACAAGAGCACTTACCTGAAAATAAAGGTGCGAACTTTGTTAAGCTGCTCTTTGTTTCAGAGAGAGTGAGCTATGCATTGGTTTAGCTTGGAAATGACCAAGTGAGCACAAAacgaaacttttttttttttgcagcttgTGAACTTTGGCAACCAAGCTGTGAATCTCAGCATATCTGTGTCTGGGCTGGATGAGGGCATCAAGAGCTCAGGGTCGAAGAAGACCGTGCTTACTTCCAGCGGGCCGCTTGATGAGAACTCATTCCAGCAGCCACAAAAGGTTAGTACACTACACACTGACTGACAGCTGATCATGTATCCTATCCTGTAAATTTAAACAAAACAGATGGTAGTAACTATATTGAATGTGTACGAAATTGTTGTAGGTGGCGCCAGTGTCGAGCCCGGTGGACAACGCGAATGAGCAGATGGGCGTGTTGGTGGATCCATACTCCCTCACGTCGTTCGACCTGCTGCTGCAACCGAGCAAGCACTCGACCATATGAAAGGAGATATatactgtagtagtagtagtcttAAGAATATTTATTAGCCTGcaaaaagaggggaaaagagaataAAGGAATGTTGATGGGGGGCTTGATTGCTCAGGCTAACTGCATTGCATGGAACATAATATGCCCATCAATATTCTTATTCGATTCAGCCCAAGAATAGAGAGATTTACCAGGTGAGGGTGAGTCATCCAACTCAAGAATTGTTGTTTCAATGAAATTCAGATTAGCTGACGTTGCACCGCATCTGGGATCTTGGCTGGCACACAGCATATGTAAGTATGTACATACGTGCATACCATCACCACCTGCTAGTGCTAGGAAGCTTCCTAAATTCCTTACAGTGGCAATTTCCTTGGCTTATTAGGTCGCATAAAGCTATAACATAATGGTATATTACTTGTCAATTGTATTGCTATGCAATTTTCAGATGTTTGGTGTATATATAGCTGTATACGCGTCACCTAAAGTGCACTTATTGTATTGTTCGATCGAGACACCCATATAGTTCAGGCTATTTAACTTACTGAAGGCGAAATCTCCTGGAAAATACATCATCTTAGCTTGCAATGCAGTGCGTTGATTGATTGAACTACATAGCTAACCAGGCTGCTGATCGGCGACCGCTGACAAAAATATGCTTAATTAATTCCCTTGTGGCTGACATGATAGATGACGTATAAATTAATGACCTGCAGAAATGCTTAAGATTAATTAACGGCAAATTGTATATGCTTAACCTCCACAGTTGACTGCTCCAATTAAAATTCAGACGTGCGCGCATCTGCGTTTACTCAAGTTTTTCACATCATCGTGATAAGCATGACGTCATGTTCTGATGTGCATGCTGCAGATGCCTAAAAATCAATGCATTTGAGATCGATTCATGTGACCTGAAAAAAATCAAGCTACTCCCtacgtttcacaatgtaagttattctagcattttccatagcattaatgaaaaatatatgtctagattcattagcatcaatataaatatgaaaaatgccagaatgacttacattgtgaaagaGAGGAAGTAACATGCTAAAATGGAGTTAAACAGCCCGGCGAAAAAAATGGAGTtaaacaagctagctagctgcaggtCAAGGCAGTTGTGTTAGCCTATATTGATTCCCAAACAATTCGCGTCTTCAATTTCCTCGTACCTACGGGCGATCATCATCTTGTTCTCTTGTATTGCAAAGCtaagagagagaaaataatCTGTCAATGGTTAAATAAAACCTGCCATAGTTGCATGTATCACGCGACCTGAAGCCTCTACTTGCACTTCTCAATTCTCAGCGTCTGACCATCTGATCagtaacttataaaaaatatCCGCTCTGTTCATAAATGTAAAGGGATGATGTTGGTGGTACTTTCAAATGTAAGGGGTGATGTATTCCCTccttacagaaaaaaaatccaatcatgAGTGATGTGTCCAGATCCAAACTCAACattgagtttttcttttacatatatctagatttaaaTTTAGAATTGGGTTTCTTTTTGGAAGAAAGGGAGTAGTATTTGACTggaatatgataaaaaaattaaatgccAAGATATTGAATGGACAAAAGAGAAGAGGTGATGTGATACATTTTTTCTACTCAATATTTTAAAATCTTTTAAATTTATGGATAAATGAAAGAATTAAAATCCTTATACTTCACctgtttaaaaatataacaactccTAACATTTAatgtttgtcccaaaatatgaCAATTTCTTCATAAATATTTTCTGTCTCAACCAATTATAATCTTCTACCATTCAATTTTCTTATCTACCTTCACTTCCCAACCAATTATAATCTTCttctatttaattttatctaCTTGCTTAATACTcgtatttaatttaaaaatatttttatattctgtgatggagggagtatatttttaacGGAGGAACAAATGGCTGGACGATCGGATCTAAGCACGGACAGCTAAAAGTTGATGTCAGTGCATCATTAACCATTCTTCTGTTCAACTTAAACATATTCAATTCCTTGATTAAATTCTGCGGGCAAGAGAGAGGAGTCGTTTGCtgcaaaaacaaaaccaaacaaaacagcTACGGGCCCCTGTCTCTTCCCCTGTCGTCTCCacctctcactctctcctctccactgttccggcctcctctcctccatcctCCCTCTCCCATTCTACCAGTTCTTCTGTTCTTGAATGCTCCGGACTCCATAGATCACCCTTCTTCTCCCAAAGGTATGTCCAGTTCTTCAGCATTAGTTCCTGTTCCTTCTACCTCTATTAGTTACGCCACTCGCCGGAGGAGAGGAATGCTGTTTCTCATTCCAGATGCAAGGGAATTCCATTTGGCTCCTGACTGCGATTAACTATGTCTCCAGCTGCTTGCATGTGCAGCATTCTTTCGGTATTTCGTTCCATTCTGTCAAGGAATACATGGAAAGATAAAAGGAGTCGATTTTGACCTATTTCAAGGGTTCGAATATGGCTTGTTTTGATTGAACATGGCTCTGTGTTTTCTTCCTAATACATGAACAATGAACATGATGTTTTATTATTTGTTAGCTAGTGCCTTCAGattttggtttctttttttaaaccGGCGTCTACATCCTGAAatggatgtacacagccaataCTTTGGTTTCTTGTTTTGCTGGTTATATTAGGTCGATTTTGGTTTCTTGTTTTGCTGGTTATATTAGGTCGATTCCATCAGCGTTTAATTTCTGCACTTCTGCAAATTTTTAGGAGATTCTAGGGACTAAAAGCTTGCACCTTGCAGATTAGCTTACAGTTAGATTTTTCTTTCATACTATTTGATACAATCTCAGTTGGAATTTTCATTTGCAATGAAATTTCGTATTTCTACTGCAATGGATTATTGTTATCTCCTTTTGATTAATAGCTTTCCATTCAGATTCAACATAATGCAATATCTTCTGTTTTTCTATGTGCTGACCATCAAATGGTCAAGCTTTATGAAAATAAATCTTGTAATATTCCCTGTCAGATTCAGTTGAAGTCTAGTTTGAaggaaggatttttttttttttgactgaggaaagattttttttttctggaagatGTATAAGGCTAAAAGGACTGCTGCCCAGAAAGTAAGGCGCTGCCTTGGAAAATATGAGCTTGGACGCGCAATTGGTCAAGGAACTTTTGCAAAGGTTAGGTTTGCAAAGAACATGGAGACTGGTGATCATGTTGCTATTAAGATCCTTGACAAAGCGAAGGTTCAGAAGCACAGATTAGTCGAACAGGTTATTTTCAGAGTCAGATAATTACTCACAATATTTTGTTCTACTTTCCTAGATTTTTCGCAACAACGAAAATAGCCAAAagtatctagaaaaaaaatattcctgtGTACGCGCCAGCTGTGCTCATGCCACTCTAAAGTCTAAACTCTATTGCAGATTAGACGGGAAATTTGTACGATGAAGTTGATACAACACCCCAATGTTGTTCACCTGCATGAGGTAAATCTAAAGCATGAGAGACAAGAATATATCTTTCATTATTACCATGTTGCTAGTTTGAAACTTTGTGCAGTAGTACACCCAAGCCTTCTGTTTATGATAACTTGGATTACTTTTGTGGTGTTTTATAACAGGTGATGGGAAGTAAAACAAGGATTTTCATTGTTCTAGAATATGTGATGGGAGGAGAGCTCCATGATATTATTGTTAGTACTATTATACCTCTGAGGCTCTGATCCCCTGTATGACATTTTTCCTTTGCAGTAGCTGTAATTGAAGTAATCTccacttactttttttttgcatgacaATTAAGTGAATTTCAATAACTTCATAAATTATAACCAGGCCACAAGTGGAAGGTTGAAGGAGGATGAAGCACGGAAATACTTTCAACAACTGATCAACGCCGTAGATTACTGCCACAGTAGGGGTGTATACCACAGAGACCTGAAGGTCTAGTGTTAACCCCATTGCTCTGGTTTATAAGTTATAACTATGATCTGGCATAAACAATTGGAAATTGACAAATTGATGTTTTATGCATGACAGTTAGAGAATTTGTTGCTTGATACTGCCGGGAACATCAAAGTCTCGGACTTTGGCCTAAGTGCTATATCTGAGCAAGTGAAGGTAATATCACACAACTACtcgaaagttaaaaaaaaaaggttcctGCACATCTATATTGTTTCTATGTCGATTGATTGCCTTTTttactgtgtgtgtgtgtcaatTAACTTCAACTCTGTCAGGCTGATGGATTACTACATACTACATGTGGAACACCTAATTATGTTGCTCCTGAGGTAACATTTGCTTGTACAACTtctcttatttttctttatccAGAAATGAGTTTCTCCTATAATAAATATCTTTCTGTTTTGTAGGTTATTGAAGATAAGGGCTACGATGGTGCTCTTGCAGACCTTTGGTCATGTGGAGTAATTCTTTTTGTGCTGCTTGCAGGATATCTTCCTTTTGAGGATGAAAATATTGTCTCCCTTTATAACAAGGTAAATTTAGAAATTTAACCAAATCTTGAACACCAATATACCAGGTtatgatacatttttttttgtcattctGATGACAGATTTCTGGAGCTCAGTTTACTTGTCCCTCTTGGTTTTCTGCTGAAGCTAAGAGGCTCATTGCTAGAATTCTGGATCCAAATCCTGCTACTGTAAGTTTTTTGACACTTACAAAATGTGGATAGAAGCTCTTACAGAAGTGACATTTTGAAGTTTGTTTAAACTttaaatcttttattttttatcactgaTTGTACTGTACTAGATAAAGTTGCAATTTGGATCAGTAATCAGTGCCCAAAATTACTTGTTTCTtcttacttggttttctttgttGCCAACCAGCGGATAACTACTTCTCAAGTGCTACAAGATCAATGGTTCAAGAAAGGCTATGAGTCCCCTGTTTTCGATGACAAATATTACCCTTATTTCCACGATGTTTATGATGCTTTTGGAGACTCAGAAGTGAGTTAATTAAtcaatagtattatatctaCAATGGTACTTATCCTTTTGTGCTTCAGATGTTCATAATCTTAAATATACCGTCTAATAAATTTGCCAGGAAAAACATGTGAAAGAGGCAATGGAAGAGCAGCCAACCTTGATGAATGCCTTTGAGTTGATTTCACTAAATAAGGGTCTGAATCTAGACAATTTTTTTGAGTCTGATAAGGTAAGGATCTTTTCTGATTGCAGCAGTATGGTTAATGAGCCAGTGGGCAGTGGGATCAAATATGCACGTATCATAAACATTTTTCATAAATTACTTCAGAAACTATGCAATTATTGCAGTGGACtcacttttttatttaaacatGACAGAAGTACAAGAGAGAGACAAGATTTACATCTCAGTGCCCTCCGAAAGAAATCATCAATAGGATCGAAGAAGCTGCTAACTTACTAGGATTTAATATTCAGAAGAGAAACTACAGGGTATGCTAAGAATCCTTGCAAGTAATGTTTCTCTTACTAGTACCACTTTCAGCTCATTTGTACAAACTATGAAGAAGTTGAATATCACAATGTGAGATTACCTTTATCACCCCTGCACTGCTTCCTGAACCATGACAAGCATCTCACTCGTTTTTTTCTACTGTTCTATTTAGATGAGAATGGAGAATataaaggaaggaagaaaaggacATCTAAACATTGCAACTGAGGTATAGAAAACACAAAATTAAAGAAGATATCTGTCACAAGAAACATGAGGATTGATCAAAATATTATCCCGCTGTATAGGTTTTCCAAGTGGCACCATCCTTACATGTGGTTGAGCTCAAAAAGGCCAAGGGAGATACCCTGGAGTTTCAAAAGGTATATGTCTATCAATGGGGTTACTCTTATTATGGTCAATTGATCACCTTCAGTTTTGTTTAAATGACAAAGTAACTGAGCAAAATTATTACTATGAACAGTTCTACCAAACGCTCTCGACGCAACTAAAAGATGTTGTTTGGGAATGCGAAGATGCGGCTGAGGATATGAGCTAAGCGGAATGAGGTTTGCTGCAGAATAGATTTCAGAGTTTAGTGCTAGATTTCTCTGTACATATCAAAATTTCCGAGTTGCAGTAAATCCTTTTGTTACccatgtatagatagattcATATAAGTACCCAACAGGATTAGGCAACAGCAGGTCACGGCTTCACTGCTCACCATTTGATTTGTTCCTTTTAGAGCAGAAAATCTACTCAATTTTATCTTCCACAGATGTAGGTTGACATAGGATCAGTATAACCATGATCAGTGATATGCTCTGAATATTTCCACCATGTGTAATTTGTAGTATCGTTGTTTTTGGCACTGTAATAGTATACTACTGTATCAAAAAACATTGTGAAATGAATGTATTGTATTGAGAGGGTTATTTAACAGGATCTTCTGGAATGGAATTGAAGGTAGATGAAATGCAGGCCAGAAGCGAGGAATTTTATGGTCCTTGAGAAAGTAGCTTGAGGCACCTAAATTTTTTTAGTATCTTAAGATAGTTAGTGCTTAgatgtaccaaattttatactagaaaatatatAGATACCTTCTAAAGGATAGTAAAATTATCCCCAAAAGCAAAGGATGGATGGTGGGCGCTTGCATCGAGAACAGCTTCGCCGTAAGCCGCCGCCACTCCACGGAGATGTGGCTCACCTTCTCCGTCtccggcgcacggcggcgtccagatacttttcctccttttctgcTTCGATTGGTTCCTGTTTAAATTGGATCTAGCGGCTGAAGTTGGATCATTCGTGTGGCCAAACTGCCCAACTTGGATCTTAACTCGCGGCCCAAAGTTGGATGGGCGGCAGAGTCAGGATTGAAATCATttcacttttgtttttgtttttttgccttttttgtttttgtttctgatAATGGAATTCACTCAGCCTCTGAATTGAAAATCATTTCAGTTTGAACCTCAGAATGTTTTGTGGACATTTTACACCAATTACTCTCTCAAGTAGCTGGAGCTACAGTGATGAATCCCTGAATCCATTTGGTCCGGTTATGAGTCGATTCAATTAGTCCCCCCAGAGAATACAAGCAGTACCCAGGCAAATATATTTGTGGTAACAAAGTTTTTAAACATCTTCGCTAAAAAAGAAAGCTCTTAAAGACTTAAACATTTGGATAGATCGAGTTTCATGACGGACTAATCCGGTTTAATTTGAAGCAGCAATCAGCTCCAGCCTCCAGACAGTGTCAAGACTGTCAGTTACCATACTCAAGCTGCAATTTGCTCCACCAGGTTTTCACCGGACTCTGCCACGGTATTACCCTCAGATGGCTTCTCCACATTTGAAGCCTTGGCAACATCATCTGCATTCTTGATGTCTTCCAGGATGCTTGAGCTCCACTCAGAAAGCTGCTTCACACTTGCCTCATCTGTGAATGAACAATTTCCACTCATTAATACTTAACAAGCAAGCAATGTTGGTGAACAGTTTTAAGAGgagtgaaaagaaaaacaagatggAATGCAAGTGCTGGGTAGGGTGCATGCATACCAAGCCTAGGGACAGTGTGGCCCTGGGGATGTCTTATGATGACAGGGTCCTCAAAGGCAGCGGCCAGCTCCTCGGAAGGCACTTTGAGCCAATCCTTCTCTCCAATGAAATGCACTGATTTCACCTTGATCGGATCCTTATAGGCTACATTGCATATGCTTGGGTCCCTGAACTTGCTCCCAGCTATTGAGACCATGAACTTGATTGGTGGATGATCATTCAGTACTTTGCCCTAAGTCATTCAGCTTAAGTAAGAATCCAGATGGAACTAGATACTGCAGACTTTGAATAACATCTCTCATATAAAGGACTTATCCCATAAAAGAAGTACCCTGCTCAAGTCCATGTTCTAGTGAATGAAATGTTGGTGCAGCTTACAAAAGCTAGCACCTAGCTAAACGATACTATTCAGTATTTACCATAGCCTATAGGAGTGGGACTTTATATTTGTACTAGCATTTAACAATTTGAAGCCAAAACACATCACCAACAACTGAATAGCTCATGGAAACTGCTAGGTTCAAATATGGGACCTTGATGTCACAGTCGTTTCATGAATATTCACACATTATTGCCCTCTGTTCCTTCAAACTACAACCAAAATTGAAACCTTCTGCAAAATTAAGAGTACAAGTGTACCTGTGCTTGGTAACCTATCAAAAGAGCAGAAAGAGTTGCACCCTGgaatgaaaaagaaattaacaGATGAGCTGAAGGACATGAGCAGTTGTAAACAAGATGTTAAACAAACAGTAAGGGATTTCGGTCAAAACTGAATTATGATATTGTTCAGTAAGTCAGTACTGATTAAAAAATCTAAAGGTCTGACCACAACCCATGTCTTTTGGCTTTCCTATGTGAGTGTCTGGTCCAATAGAAAAACGTGAGTACACAGgattctgtaaaaaaaaatgcgaAAGTTTTTGCAACTTggatatagaaataaaataagAGATCGACTGCAAGGAGTGAGTGATTATCTATATACAGCAGAAGCTTCAGataatctagtgttgctcagtGTGTCGGAACTGAACTCATAAATTACAGCACCTCAAAAGTTGACAATTTAAATGGTGAATGCACTTATCTGGAATTTCATATGCAAATTCTTGGCCCAAGATCTCTAGCATGCACATAATAATAACACTCAAGTACCAAGTGGGTCAAATACGTTTCATAGCTAGGTTCCATTTTTACCTGGGAGAATCCAAGCAGGCCATCAAAAGGTCCATTTTTCACCATGTAATCACACAGGTATGAAATGCACTCATCCAGATTTGTGTATTCAGTGAAGTCCTGTGTAGGAACATGCAACAGTAAATAAATGTTTGTCTATCTTTGGTTTGAGCCAAGGCACACTGTATAGTATAGCAACAAAACTGAAACTATAGTACAAAGTAAGATCTGACAATGCTATTGCAAGTGTTGTTTCAGTTTGGGTTCCATCTGAAGCATTTAACCTTGTTGAACTGAAACCACTCAAAGTAGGGTGGGGGAAATATGCCTTCTATCTCTGATTTCCCTCCAGCTGGGAATATGCCATCAGGGAAGACCTGAAAACCAGGAAAATCATGTAAACAATCAACAAAGCAATACAAAAACCTGATCTTTGGATCCAGCGTAGTACCATGTCAAATTGTTGGAAGATGGAAGGATTCCATTTGCTGATTTGCTTCTTCAGAAAACTCCCACTTGTCCGGAAGCCGTGCAGGCAAAGCACCTTAAATTTCTTGTCCAGCTCCATGCGCAATCGTGTATGACTCTTACAAGCACAGAATACATTCAGAAAAAGGCCTTAAGAAGGCCAGGAGCATGTGGTAGTTGCTACCTACTGCCATACTCTCAGAGGCTGCACGCAGCTATCAGTCTATCATTCAACACTTATAATTACTAGTAGTTGTTGCAACCTGCCAGGCAACCCTCTTTGAAAGGCATGCCTGCCTTTCCCATTTGCTCAATTCAAATCCAATTCAAACCCCAAAAGATCCTTCTCTGCAATTGAACAAATTCTTCTGCATACAAGCAGAAGAAACATATGTAGATCGAAGAAGAGACCaatggaataaaaaaaataccagaTATCCAATTGATACTAGACTCGAGCATaaattgatgaaaaaatatataactacATACAGGCCCAACTGCAATCTGGACATACCAAGGACAAGAATTACTGGTTCACATAAAACACAAGAGATCTGAAAACACACTTCAGAGGAACATAgcaggaaaatcctttttagCGACTACAGCTAGTAGGATGCTTCACTGGAAATTGATAAAACAAGTGTTGCATCTTAAC is a genomic window of Oryza glaberrima chromosome 7, OglaRS2, whole genome shotgun sequence containing:
- the LOC127779575 gene encoding alpha-L-arabinofuranosidase 1-like isoform X1, whose product is MAVQRTDAASWLRELVLVYAMCWTVSLGFVAGQTGQLNVDASPQNARKIPDKMFGIFFEEINHAGAGGLWAELVSNRGFEAGGPNTPSNIDPWLIIGNESSIIVGTDRTSCFEQNPVALRMEVLCDSKGTNNCPSGGVGVYNPGYWGMNIERRRVYKVGLHIRSSDAVSLTVSLTSSDGLQKLASHTITASKKQFAKWTKIEFHLKSSQTNTNSRLQLTTSKSGVIWLDQVSVMPSDTYMGHGFRKDLASMLANLKPQFLKFPGGNYAMGNYLRNAFRWSETVGPWEERPGHFNDAWGYWTDDGLGFFEFLQLAEDLGASPVWVVNDGASQNEEVSTATIASLVKVCSFQNIQSFDKTINLVRQYLVPHFLRSCNVQDVVDGIEFARGGPKTTWGSVRAAMGHPQPFNLDYVSIGNQECWMLYYRGNYQKFYSAIKAAYPDINVVSSCDKSTISPSNPADLYDVHVYTSSSDMFSRTSMFDNTTRSGPKAIVSEYAVTGKDAGKGTLVAALAEAAFLVGLERNSDVVEMASCAPLFVNDNDRRWSPDAIVFNSWQNYGCPNYWMLHFFKDSCGATFHPSNIQISSYNQLVASAITWQNSKDKSTYLKIKLVNFGNQAVNLSISVSGLDEGIKSSGSKKTVLTSSGPLDENSFQQPQKVAPVSSPVDNANEQMGVLVDPYSLTSFDLLLQPSKHSTI
- the LOC127779575 gene encoding alpha-L-arabinofuranosidase 1-like isoform X2, which translates into the protein MAVQRTDAASWLRELVLVYAMCWTVSLGFVAGQTGQLNVDASPQNARKIPDKMFGIFFEEINHAGAGGLWAELVSNRGFEAGGPNTPSNIDPWLIIGNESSIIVGTDRTSCFEQNPVALRMEVLCDSKGTNNCPSGGVGVYNPGYWGMNIERRRVYKVGLHIRSSDAVSLTVSLTSSDGLQKLASHTITASKKQFAKWTKIEFHLKSSQTNTNSRLQLTTSKSGVIWLDQVSVMPSDTYMGHGFRKDLASMLANLKPQFLKFPGGNYAMGNYLRNAFRWSETVGPWEERPGHFNDAWGYWTDDGLGFFEFLQLAEDLGASPVWVVNDGASQNEEVSTATIASLVKDVVDGIEFARGGPKTTWGSVRAAMGHPQPFNLDYVSIGNQECWMLYYRGNYQKFYSAIKAAYPDINVVSSCDKSTISPSNPADLYDVHVYTSSSDMFSRTSMFDNTTRSGPKAIVSEYAVTGKDAGKGTLVAALAEAAFLVGLERNSDVVEMASCAPLFVNDNDRRWSPDAIVFNSWQNYGCPNYWMLHFFKDSCGATFHPSNIQISSYNQLVASAITWQNSKDKSTYLKIKLVNFGNQAVNLSISVSGLDEGIKSSGSKKTVLTSSGPLDENSFQQPQKVAPVSSPVDNANEQMGVLVDPYSLTSFDLLLQPSKHSTI
- the LOC127779576 gene encoding CBL-interacting protein kinase 3; this encodes MYKAKRTAAQKVRRCLGKYELGRAIGQGTFAKVRFAKNMETGDHVAIKILDKAKVQKHRLVEQIRREICTMKLIQHPNVVHLHEVMGSKTRIFIVLEYVMGGELHDIIATSGRLKEDEARKYFQQLINAVDYCHSRGVYHRDLKLENLLLDTAGNIKVSDFGLSAISEQVKADGLLHTTCGTPNYVAPEVIEDKGYDGALADLWSCGVILFVLLAGYLPFEDENIVSLYNKISGAQFTCPSWFSAEAKRLIARILDPNPATRITTSQVLQDQWFKKGYESPVFDDKYYPYFHDVYDAFGDSEEKHVKEAMEEQPTLMNAFELISLNKGLNLDNFFESDKKYKRETRFTSQCPPKEIINRIEEAANLLGFNIQKRNYRMRMENIKEGRKGHLNIATEVFQVAPSLHVVELKKAKGDTLEFQKFYQTLSTQLKDVVWECEDAAEDMS